The Candidatus Deferrimicrobium borealis DNA window CGGAAACCTTCATGCGCGCGGGGATCGGGACCTCGAACGGATACCCCTTGAGCCGGACGATGATGGGGCACAGCAGGGCCAGGCCGACTTTTTCGTTATACGCCGACGATGAAATGACCAGCGCCGGGAGCCGCTCCGCCTGCCCGCCTCCCTCCCGTGGGTTCGGGGCGATCCAGACCGCGTCGCCGCGATCCGGGACATACCCGCCGGGGATCAACGCCCCTCCGTCCTCACGGCGCGCCCCGTGGACACTTCCCCGTGCAGGTTGCGATCTTCGACGTCGGCCAGGAGTCGGTCGAGGCTCACTTCAGGGTCCACGACGGACGCAACGACGAGTTTCCCGTTCACGACCTTCAGGTCCACCACGGACTCGTCTTCCAGGGACGCCTCCTCCGCGAACGCTTTCGGGATTCTCAAGGCGAGGCTGTTCCCCCACCGGCGGATGCGGGCTCTCATGGATGCGGCTCCGATGGGTATCTACAAAGGATAGTCATGCGGTTTGGAGGGAATGCCGTGGGGCGTTGGGTGCGGAGACCGGATCTTCCGGGCCGGCGAGGTGGGACCCGGGCAGGCTACCGCCCATAAGGGGACGATTTGTATCAAAAATCCGGTTCGCGATCACCCGCATGCCAAAGAGAACTTCAACCCTTTCCGTTCACTTTCTGTGCGCCGCTGCGATTTCCCCGGATCACGAAAAACGTTTGATAACGTCCGGGCCGGCGCGTTATAAATTTTTAATCAGCTTCCTCTACCCGACACAATGAGAGTTATTAATCCATACAAATTCTTATCGGAAGAAACCTCCTGTTAATTCATTGTGGAAAAACTTCTCTCCAATCGGCCAGGAGGGGGGTGCTTTCTGTGCTGCGGGGAAGGAAAAGGGCAGGGTCGCGGTGGACCCTGCCCGAGGTACTGCACTCATCTGGAAGAGGTCTTTGCTTACGCGTTACGGATGCCCCTTCTCCTCAACCCGACCAGGCCGACGAGCCCGGTGCCCAGGAGCAGCGCGGCGCTGGGGATCGGGGTCACGACGGCGGCGGTCTGGTCCAGGACGACCCAGCTGCCTTTCTGTAGCGTGGCGGCGAGCCAGGTGAAGTTGTCCGGGAGCTGGTCCTGCGGGATCGCCCAGTCCAGGTATTTCCCGTTCCGTTCAAACTTGAGGTCGAAGGCGTACTCCTCCCCACCGCTGAAGGTGCCGCTGTCCGGGGTGAATTTCAGGCCGCCGCCCAGCTTGGGCTTCACGCCTGTGTCGAGATAGCTGTCCACGTTGAACCCCAGTGGGGTCGAGAAGTCCGGGAATTTGTCCCCATTGCCCGACTGGATGAAGAAGCCGTACAGGTTGGCGAAGCCGTTGGCGCCCCTGTTGGGCTTGCCGTACAACTCCAGGCGGAAATACTTGTACCCGTCGTTCTCTGCGTAGAATGCGTTGCGGATGTCCTGGCCGCTTGTAAGCGGGGGGGTTGCACCATCGCTTACCAACTGGTAGCCGCTGGTCCAGTCGTACCAGGAGAAGGCGGCCGCGGCAGGTTGGATGGTTGCCAAGAGGATTGCTGCGGCAAAGAGTAGTGCCGACGTTCCCCTCACGAGCGATTTCATGCAGTTCCTCCTCCGAGCGGATTTGAGCGAATTGTTGCTCAGAGGGAGTGCATACCTCGTGCCGAAACAATTATCACAGAATCATCAACGATATCAACCTGTTAAATTCAGAGGTTCAAACAAATCTCTTGCCGGAACCGTTACATTGTCCCCCCACTTCTTACAAAAACGTATTCAAGCCCGCTTCCATTGCGACGCGTAGAAACCTCCGCCGAAGGGGGATGTCCCCGTTCCGCGGTTCCGCGGTTTCCGCGGCGACCGAATCAAGCAACGCCTCGATTTCGGTCCCCGGATAGGCACGGACGTCGGATCGATCCTGGATTTCATCCCCACCGTAGATCAATCCCTTGCCGAAAGGAGCTGCTGGTCGCGCAGCGGGTCGGTGACTGCCCGAAGTAGGTCCGCACCCTCGGCCCGATCCCCCCAAAAAAAGAAAGCCCCCGTAAAGGGGGCTTTCGCGCATGACGAGCACAGCTCGCCGGGGGCTGAGGATTCAGGTCTGTCCCGCTTCAACGGGACTTCGCAGGAACGTCCCGGTTCTGCTCAATAGCCGATCCGCCGCCTCGGCTTCGCCGACGCTTCCATCAGCGCGCGGATGGCGTCGAAGATTCCTCTGATTCGAACGTCATGCGCGGCATACTTCTTTTCGAGAGAATCCAGGCGCTTGGCGAGTTCCCGATCCGAAGACATCGCCTCGCGCATACGGACGAACGCCCGCATAATGGCAACGTTGACCTGTATCGCGCGGGAACTATTGAGAACACCGGAGAGCATCGCGACTCCTTGTTCTGTGAAGGCCAGCGGGAGAGATCGGCGTCGTCCGCCCCAGCCGTTTGAAATCACAATCTGTGATTTCAAGTTTGCCCCTTCCTCGGCCGTCAATCGGAACATGAAATCGCCGGGGAACCGCTCCGCGTTCCTCTTCACGGCCTGATTGAGCGCCCCTGTCGTAACACCGTAAAGCACCGCCAGGTCGGCATCCAATATCACCCGATGTCCGCGGATGGAAAGGATCCGGTCTGTCACTCGTTCCATCGGTACGGTCATCGGTCTGTTCTCCCCGGGAGAAGGATTTCCATCCGGAGTATCGCATCTGCCGTGCCGCCGGGGCCGGAAACGCGAACGCCCCCGGAAGGGGGCGTTTTTGCATGACGAGCGCAGTTCGTCGGGGGCGAATGGGCCAGGTCTGTCCCTGTTCTTCGGGACGTCTCAGGAACGTCCCGGTTCTGTTCAATACCCGATCCGCCGCCTCGGCTTCGTCGGCGGTTCCATCAGCGCCCTGATTGCGTCGAACACCGCCTTGAATTGAGCGTCATACTTCTGTTCCATCTCATCCAGTCGCCGTACGAGTTCCTTGTGAGACATCAGCCGAATGTTTCAACCGGCCGAACCGGTCACAGTTTGTGACCAGTTCCCTTTTTTCTTCCGCCGTGAGATGGAAGGCGAAGTCTTCGGGGAACCGTTCCGCGTTTCGCTTTATGGCTTGATTGAGCGCCGGTGATCGTGTATCCCCGTCAGCGGGTGGAACGCTGCATGCGGCCCAGGATTCGGTAGATTTCCTTCCGGTCGAGGACGCGCACGACATAGACGATCACCTGGTCGTCCCGAATCTCGTAGGCGATCCGGTAATCGCCCACCCGGGTCTTCCAGTACGGCTTGAGTTTTCCTTCCAGAGGTTCGGCCCTTGGCTTGCGGGGGTCCTTGGCAAGCTCCTTGATCTCTTCCAAGACCAATTTCCGGGTATTCTTCGGGAGACGGTCGATATCCTTTTCCGCCGCCTTGTCGATGAAGACCCGGTACGCCATCCTTTACTCCTCATACTTCTTCAGGAGCTCAGCGAGGGGGATCCCCTTCCCCTTCGCGGTCTTCTTTCTCGCCTGGATTTCACGGAGCAGGACCTGGTTCTCGATTTCCTCCATGAGCTTCAGATCCGCCATAGGTACGATCGCAGCGAGGTCCTTCCCCCGCCGGGTAAGGACGATCGGCTCCCCCTTTCCGTACACCATCCGGTTGACCGCTTCGGAAATCTCTCTCCGCGCCGCCGTCATCGTCATCCTGGGCATTGTCGCTCCCCTCCTCCGTTGTGCTAATTGCACAATTGACACATTACGCCTTCCGGGGAGGATGATCAAGCCAACATCACCCGATGTCCGCGGATGGAAAGGATCCGGTCTGCCACTCGTTCCATCGGTACGGTCATCGGTCTGTTCTCCCCGGGAGAAGGATTTCCATCCGGAGTATCGCATCTACCGTGCCGCCGGGGCCGGAAACGCGAACGCCCCCGGAAGGGGGCGTTCCTGCATGACGAGCGCGGTCAACCGGGATGGGTTTACTTCAGAAGAACCCCTGAATGTGACCTGAAATAATCGATCGTGCGGATGAGGCCGTCGCGCAGCGGGATCGTCGGCTCCCAGCGAAGCTTCGCTTTCGCCAAAGTGATGTCCGGGCGGCGGCGGACCGGGTCGTCTTGTGGAAGCGGCTGGAAAACGATCTCGGACTTCGAGCCGGTGAGCTCCTTGACCATCGTCGCCAGCTCGAGGATCGTGAACTCGCCGGGGTTGCCCAGGTTCACCGGCCCGACCAGCTCGTCCTGGTCCATCATCGCGATCATCCCGGTGACGAGGTCGTCCACGTAGCAGAAGGAGCGCGACTGGCTCCCCGTCCCGTACAGCGTGATCGGCTCCCCCTTCAGCGCCTGGACGATGAAGTTCGACACCACGCGGCCGTCGTTGGGGTGCATCCGCGGGCCGTACGTGTTGAAGATCCGGATCACGCGGATCTGCAGGTTGTGCTGGCGATAATAGTCGAAGAAGAGCGTCTCCGCGCACCGCTTCCCCTCGTCGTAGCAGGCGCGTGGACCGATCGGGTTCACGTTCCCCCAGTACGACTCCGTCTGCGGGTGTTCCGCCGGGTCGCCGTACACCTCGGAGGTCGAGGCCTGGAGGATGCGCACCTTGAGGCGCTTGGCGAGCCCGAGCATGTTGATCGCGCCGTGCACGCTCGTCTTCGTCGTCTGCACCGGGTCGAACTGGTAATGGACGGGGGAGGCGGGGCACGCCAGGTTGTAGATCCGATCCACCTCGACGTAGAGCGGCCAGGTGATGTCGTGGCGCATGAACTCGAACTGCGGGTTGCCGACGAGGTGGGCGATGTTCTGCCGGCGGGAGGTGAAGAAGTTGTCGACGCACAGGACCTCGTCCCCCCTCGCCAGCAGCCGCTCGCACAGGTGCGACCCGATGAACCCGGCGCCGCCGGTGACCAGTACCCGTTTCATCGCTCCCCTCCCCATCTCAGTAATATTTCGGTATGCACCAGATGGCGCGGACAACGTCTCGATCAGGCGCGGGAGATCGACGAACTCGACCTCCGTCCTATCGTAGCTTTTTCGGAAGCCTCGGTCCATGTCATGGGCGACCGCGTAGTTTTTCCCTACCGGTTCCCGCGATACGCTTCGTCGTGCCGGACGTGCAGCGTGACGAGAACCAGGGTGGGACCGTCGTTCAGGCACACCAGCGCCCGGGCGGA harbors:
- a CDS encoding type II toxin-antitoxin system prevent-host-death family antitoxin yields the protein MPRMTMTAARREISEAVNRMVYGKGEPIVLTRRGKDLAAIVPMADLKLMEEIENQVLLREIQARKKTAKGKGIPLAELLKKYEE
- a CDS encoding type II toxin-antitoxin system PemK/MazF family toxin, which produces MIPGGYVPDRGDAVWIAPNPREGGGQAERLPALVISSSAYNEKVGLALLCPIIVRLKGYPFEVPIPARMKVSGAVLSDQVKSMDWRALDATLICRLPEATVSEVLRKAATLLSK
- a CDS encoding AbrB/MazE/SpoVT family DNA-binding domain-containing protein; amino-acid sequence: MRARIRRWGNSLALRIPKAFAEEASLEDESVVDLKVVNGKLVVASVVDPEVSLDRLLADVEDRNLHGEVSTGRAVRTEGR
- a CDS encoding ORF6N domain-containing protein is translated as MTVPMERVTDRILSIRGHRVILDADLAVLYGVTTGALNQAVKRNAERFPGDFMFRLTAEEGANLKSQIVISNGWGGRRRSLPLAFTEQGVAMLSGVLNSSRAIQVNVAIMRAFVRMREAMSSDRELAKRLDSLEKKYAAHDVRIRGIFDAIRALMEASAKPRRRIGY
- a CDS encoding type II toxin-antitoxin system RelE/ParE family toxin, whose translation is MAYRVFIDKAAEKDIDRLPKNTRKLVLEEIKELAKDPRKPRAEPLEGKLKPYWKTRVGDYRIAYEIRDDQVIVYVVRVLDRKEIYRILGRMQRSTR
- a CDS encoding SDR family oxidoreductase, whose amino-acid sequence is MKRVLVTGGAGFIGSHLCERLLARGDEVLCVDNFFTSRRQNIAHLVGNPQFEFMRHDITWPLYVEVDRIYNLACPASPVHYQFDPVQTTKTSVHGAINMLGLAKRLKVRILQASTSEVYGDPAEHPQTESYWGNVNPIGPRACYDEGKRCAETLFFDYYRQHNLQIRVIRIFNTYGPRMHPNDGRVVSNFIVQALKGEPITLYGTGSQSRSFCYVDDLVTGMIAMMDQDELVGPVNLGNPGEFTILELATMVKELTGSKSEIVFQPLPQDDPVRRRPDITLAKAKLRWEPTIPLRDGLIRTIDYFRSHSGVLLK